Genomic window (Desulfuromonas sp.):
GGCTTCACCCTCCTCGAACTGCTCATCGTGGTGGCCATCATCGGCATCCTCGCCTCGATCGCCATCCCGACCTTCAGGACCTACCGGGAGAAGGCCTTCATCGCCGGGGCCATCATCGAGGGAAGGTCGATCTACAACGCCTTCATCTCCTTCTACCTCGACGAAGGCTGGTATCCCATGAAGGTCTCGGCGCCGGCCTTTGACCTCAACACCTTTTCGCCCCTGGACTACAACGGCACCATCTTCGAGCGCCTGGTGGGCAACAAGGCCGACGCCTTCGACTCCCCCGACGACATGGGCACCAACGAGGAGTTCTGGCTGCGCATGACCCTCTCCAAGGTCCCCGACGTGCAGCTGGTCGTGGCCCAGTCGGATGACCTTGACATCGACCCGGGAGTCTGGCTCGACGGCGTCTACATCTACCGGAACAACAAGCGGATTGACGTACGCTGAGGCGAAAGGGCTTGAAATCTCTGCATGAAAAAAGGCGGGACCGATTCGGTCCCGCCTTTTTTCATGCTTTCCATTAATTTTCCGATCTCCCTTTTGTCCCGCCTCACCTTCTCCGCCGATCCCGACTAGAAGCGGGCGTGCCCCGGGGTGCGCGGAAAGGGAATGACGTCGCGGATGTTCTCCATCCCCGTCACGTACATGAGGAAGCGCTCGAAGCCGAGTCCGAAACCGGCGTGGGGGCAGCTCCCCCAGCGCCGGATGTCGAGGTACCAGTCGAGGCTCTCCGGGGCGATGCCGCAGCCCTTCATCCGCGCCTGAAGGACGTCGAGGCGCTCCTCGCGCTGGCTGCCGCCGATGATCTCCCCCACCCTCGGAACGAGCAGGTCGGTGGCCGCCACCGTCTTGCCGTCGTCGTTGAGGCGCATGTAAAAGGCCTTGATCGCCGCCGGGTAGTCGGTGACAAAAACCGGCCCGCCTATGACCTTTTCCGTCAAGTAGCGCTCGTGCTCGGACTGCAGGTCGGCCCCCCATTCGACGGGGTACTCGAAGCTCTGCCCCGATTTCTGCAGGGCGGTGACCGCCTCGGTGTAGGTCATCGTCTCGAAGGTCGCCCCCGCCAGACGCTCCAGCTTGTCGAGAAGCCCTTTCTCGATACGGTCGTTGAAAAACGCCAGGTCATCCCCGCACTCCTCCAAAGCGTAGGAAACGAGGTAGCGCAGGAACTCCTCGGCCAGCCGGCAGTCGTCGGCGAGGTCGGCGAAGGCGATCTCCGGCTCGATCATCCAGAACTCGGCGACGTGGCGGCTGGTGTTGCTGTTCTCGGCGCGGAAGGTGGGGCCGAAGGTGTAGATGTCAGAAAAAGCCGTCGCGAAGAGTTCCCCCTGCAGCTGGCCGCTGACCGTGAGGCCGGTCCTCTCTCCGAAGAAGTCCCGGGTCCAGTCCACCCCCCCTCCACCATCGGCGGACGAACAGGATCGAGGGTGGTGACGCGGAACATCTCCCCGGCCCCCTCGCAGTCATTGGCTGTGACGATGGGGGTGTGCACGTGGAGAAAGCCCCGTTCCCGGAAGAAGCGGTGGACGGCGTAGGCCAGGGCGCTGCGCACCCGGAAGACCGCGCCGAAG
Coding sequences:
- a CDS encoding prepilin-type N-terminal cleavage/methylation domain-containing protein, with amino-acid sequence MRPTRNRQRGFTLLELLIVVAIIGILASIAIPTFRTYREKAFIAGAIIEGRSIYNAFISFYLDEGWYPMKVSAPAFDLNTFSPLDYNGTIFERLVGNKADAFDSPDDMGTNEEFWLRMTLSKVPDVQLVVAQSDDLDIDPGVWLDGVYIYRNNKRIDVR